The following coding sequences lie in one Spirochaetota bacterium genomic window:
- a CDS encoding SDR family NAD(P)-dependent oxidoreductase produces the protein MREVIVITGLGDGMGRHVAKMLAGMGHSIAGFDVDAKGVASLSEEMDKIGGEHLLMPMDISDRAGITRFRDKVLKKYGKVDTVLSNVGIGFFSPFEEVDLEKALKCLEINVIGTAAIFQAFIPSMRDRKQGKLIAMSSLVGRIPFPFESIYTASKFAVTGLMLSLRYEVAPFGIRVSIIEPAQVSTTFAAKIHVLPKDGSPYRERARRFIARDDELIKTAPTPIFAAGRIVKVVTAKKPALFNQIDFSSSFLLWINNFLPTKLRDAILVNYMDIKV, from the coding sequence ATGAGAGAGGTGATCGTAATAACAGGGCTGGGCGACGGCATGGGCCGTCACGTGGCGAAGATGCTCGCGGGGATGGGACATTCGATCGCGGGTTTCGACGTGGACGCAAAGGGCGTGGCATCGCTTTCCGAAGAGATGGATAAGATCGGGGGAGAGCATCTCCTCATGCCCATGGATATATCGGACCGCGCGGGAATCACACGGTTCCGCGACAAGGTGCTGAAGAAATACGGGAAGGTCGACACGGTGCTTTCCAACGTGGGCATCGGGTTTTTCAGCCCCTTCGAGGAGGTGGACCTCGAAAAGGCGCTCAAGTGTCTCGAGATAAACGTGATCGGCACCGCCGCGATCTTCCAGGCGTTCATCCCGTCGATGCGCGACCGTAAGCAGGGCAAGCTCATAGCCATGTCCTCGCTCGTGGGCCGCATTCCATTCCCGTTCGAGTCTATTTATACCGCGAGCAAGTTCGCGGTGACGGGTCTCATGCTGTCGCTGCGCTACGAGGTTGCGCCGTTCGGGATCAGGGTGTCGATCATCGAGCCGGCCCAGGTGTCCACCACCTTCGCCGCGAAGATACACGTGCTCCCGAAAGATGGGTCGCCCTATCGCGAGCGGGCGCGAAGATTCATCGCACGGGACGACGAGCTGATCAAGACCGCCCCCACGCCTATTTTCGCGGCGGGCAGGATTGTGAAGGTGGTCACCGCGAAGAAGCCGGCGCTCTTTAACCAGATCGATTTCAGCAGCTCTTTTTTACTCTGGATTAATAATTTCCTCCCGACTAAACTGAGGGACGCGATACTGGTGAACTACATGGACATAAAGGTATAG